From a single Phocoena sinus isolate mPhoSin1 chromosome 1, mPhoSin1.pri, whole genome shotgun sequence genomic region:
- the LOC116754945 gene encoding histone H3.3A: protein MARTKQTARKSTGGKAPRKQLATKAARKSAPSTGGVKKPHRYRPGTVALREIRRYQKSTELLIRKLPFQRLVREIAQDFKTDLRFQSAAIGALQEASEAYLVGLFEDTNLCAIHAKRVTIMPKDIQLARRIRGERA from the exons ATGGCTCGTACAAAGCAGACTGCCCGCAAATCGACCGGTGGTAAAGCACCGAGGAAGCAACTGGCTACGAAAGCCGCTCGCAAGAGTGCGCCCTCTACTGGAGGGGTGAAGAAACCTCATCGTTACAG gcctGGTACTGTGGCACTCCGTGAAATTAGACGTTATCAGAAGTCCACTGAACTTCTGATTCGCAAACTTCCCTTCCAGCGTCTGGTGCGGGAAATTGCTCAGGACTTCAAAACAGATCTGCGCTTCCAGAGTGCAGCTATTGGTGCTTTGCAG GAGGCAAGTGAGGCCTATCTGGTTGGCCTTTTTGAAGACACCAACCTGTGTGCTATCCATGCCAAACGTGTAACGATTATGCCAAAAGACATCCAGCTAGCACGCCGCATACGTGGAGAacgtgcttaa